The following proteins come from a genomic window of Ailuropoda melanoleuca isolate Jingjing chromosome 2, ASM200744v2, whole genome shotgun sequence:
- the RBM43 gene encoding RNA-binding protein 43 isoform X1 translates to MQITCAPPGARLWSRNVDKMASVLKGKEPEASERTAAATGHSVSLLNDQLLTTVVKTHFQDIKNEGGVVENVIYPTRSRRVANVTFKEKKGAENVNRKQEHCQAEKFGTAQFTDSHFSEKVFISVKAVLDLSVFRSQVPLESLVMDLKRKIPILCFSPLESNGRISVQGSFLAIQKLKESLLLKASSFLEKKRNCISEGKRWTRQDPRRHLQKSNSLALLGSSVPEATRRGETLVLDTDIFLYLKKSRFYESTLKNCHVFCEERVDGEITTICIKNAQEYSQPNNEKVVKALFEKYSLALHFELRKETLILKGKESRDKRNTKLACEQLSSRFPQVLIHFYETHIDIIGSSSDVALFKKEVMELIRFKS, encoded by the exons GGCAAGGAACCCGAAGCATCTGAAAGAACAGCTGCAGCTACTGGTCATTCGGTCAGCCTTCTTAATGATCAATTACTGACCACAGTAGTGAAGACTCACTTCCAAGATATTAAGAATGAAGGAGGAGTTGttgaaaatgtgatatatccaacAAGAAGCAGGAGAGTTGCAAATGTgaccttcaaagaaaaaaaag GTGCAGAGAATGTCAACAGAAAACAAGAACACTGTCAGGCAGAGAAGTTTGGAACTGCTCAGTTCACAGACTCTCATTTCAGTGAAAAG GTCTTCATCTCTGTAAAAGCTGTCCTCGATCTTTCTGTTTTTCGGAGTCAAGTCCCTCTAGAAAGTCTGGTAATGGACCTGAAAAGGAAAATCCCAATTTTATGCTTCAGTCCTTTGGAATCCAATGGAAGAATCTCCGTCCAAGGATCATTTCTGGCTATTCAGAAGCTCAAAGAATCTTTGCTATTAAAAGCaagttcttttttagaaaaaaaaaggaattgtatCAGTGAGGGGAAAAGGTGGACTAGGCAGGACCCCAGAAGGCATCTCCAGAAAAGTAACTCCTTGGCATTGCTCGGGTCCTCAGTACCTGAGGCCACCAGGAGAGGAGAAACGCTTGTTCTCGACACAGATATTTTCCTTTACCTCAAAAAGAGCAGATTTTATGAAAGCACATTGAAAAACTGTCATGTTTTCTGTGAGGAAAGAGTGGATGGTGAAATTACCACAATTTGTATAAAAAATGCTCAAGAATATTCTCAACCAAACAATGAAAAGGTTGTAAAAGCACTTTTTGAGAAATATTCACTAGCTCTTCACTTTGAGCTTAGAAAGGAGACACTTAttttgaaagggaaggaaagtagagataaaagaaatacTAAGTTGGCATGTGAACAACTAAGTTCGAGGTTCCCTCAGGTTCTGATTCATTTTTATGAGACACACATTGACATTATAGGATCTTCTTCTGACGTAGCCTTGTTTAAAAAAGAGGTAATGGAATTAATAAGGTTTAAAAGTTAG
- the RBM43 gene encoding RNA-binding protein 43 isoform X2 translates to MASVLKGKEPEASERTAAATGHSVSLLNDQLLTTVVKTHFQDIKNEGGVVENVIYPTRSRRVANVTFKEKKGAENVNRKQEHCQAEKFGTAQFTDSHFSEKVFISVKAVLDLSVFRSQVPLESLVMDLKRKIPILCFSPLESNGRISVQGSFLAIQKLKESLLLKASSFLEKKRNCISEGKRWTRQDPRRHLQKSNSLALLGSSVPEATRRGETLVLDTDIFLYLKKSRFYESTLKNCHVFCEERVDGEITTICIKNAQEYSQPNNEKVVKALFEKYSLALHFELRKETLILKGKESRDKRNTKLACEQLSSRFPQVLIHFYETHIDIIGSSSDVALFKKEVMELIRFKS, encoded by the exons GGCAAGGAACCCGAAGCATCTGAAAGAACAGCTGCAGCTACTGGTCATTCGGTCAGCCTTCTTAATGATCAATTACTGACCACAGTAGTGAAGACTCACTTCCAAGATATTAAGAATGAAGGAGGAGTTGttgaaaatgtgatatatccaacAAGAAGCAGGAGAGTTGCAAATGTgaccttcaaagaaaaaaaag GTGCAGAGAATGTCAACAGAAAACAAGAACACTGTCAGGCAGAGAAGTTTGGAACTGCTCAGTTCACAGACTCTCATTTCAGTGAAAAG GTCTTCATCTCTGTAAAAGCTGTCCTCGATCTTTCTGTTTTTCGGAGTCAAGTCCCTCTAGAAAGTCTGGTAATGGACCTGAAAAGGAAAATCCCAATTTTATGCTTCAGTCCTTTGGAATCCAATGGAAGAATCTCCGTCCAAGGATCATTTCTGGCTATTCAGAAGCTCAAAGAATCTTTGCTATTAAAAGCaagttcttttttagaaaaaaaaaggaattgtatCAGTGAGGGGAAAAGGTGGACTAGGCAGGACCCCAGAAGGCATCTCCAGAAAAGTAACTCCTTGGCATTGCTCGGGTCCTCAGTACCTGAGGCCACCAGGAGAGGAGAAACGCTTGTTCTCGACACAGATATTTTCCTTTACCTCAAAAAGAGCAGATTTTATGAAAGCACATTGAAAAACTGTCATGTTTTCTGTGAGGAAAGAGTGGATGGTGAAATTACCACAATTTGTATAAAAAATGCTCAAGAATATTCTCAACCAAACAATGAAAAGGTTGTAAAAGCACTTTTTGAGAAATATTCACTAGCTCTTCACTTTGAGCTTAGAAAGGAGACACTTAttttgaaagggaaggaaagtagagataaaagaaatacTAAGTTGGCATGTGAACAACTAAGTTCGAGGTTCCCTCAGGTTCTGATTCATTTTTATGAGACACACATTGACATTATAGGATCTTCTTCTGACGTAGCCTTGTTTAAAAAAGAGGTAATGGAATTAATAAGGTTTAAAAGTTAG